A window from Schistosoma haematobium chromosome 3, whole genome shotgun sequence encodes these proteins:
- a CDS encoding hypothetical protein (EggNog:ENOG410V8IG~COG:T): MKTTMNISLEQLEVYMVRQEKRFEESHIRIIETLMQKFCLSEKNPASSASQVSHTDSVINAIHEFNFDSVAGVTFESWFKKYEDLFYIDLCKLDAASKVRILLRKLGTMEHERYSNFILPKNPRDFSFDDTVKTLSQIFGEQSSLFNIRYQCLKLTKEPGDDWVKHAGTVNRECERFRLSSMSEDQFKCLVFICSLRSPEDADIRTRILSKLEHCPNMTLQEVTTECQRLVNLKHDTSMVENGNCFHNVNAVKRKVSQGSSTHNFQNNSDKPSSPCWACGGWHYKRFCPYKEHRCSKCHRKGHKENLCRRRDYRQRSLKSYSKKYRYSAPTNKILVSHNTARSCRRRKYVTLDINKHRTRLQLDTASDITLISPETWKNIGRSTVFPTTQLAHSASGGKLNIVGEVPCTVSKGTLTTNAKLYLTKKPALDLMGLDLIETLKLADQSINSICRRVSTDNTPEWNQKNAMLQRHQNVFREGLGECTKAKAVLTLKPEAAPVFRPKRPVPYPALPIVEQELQRLQQMGVIEPVNFSNWAAPIVVVKKSNGSVRLCADYSTGLNEALESHQYPLPLPEDLFAKLNGGRYFAKLDLSDAYLQIPVSDESKDLLTINTHKGLFRYNRLPFGVKTAPSIFQQIMDTMLQGIPGAAAYLDDIIITAADKTDLQKKLDQVLERIADYGFRLRAEKYDFYMQQVRYLGFIIDKDGRRPDPENIEAVKTMPRPRDITTLRSFLGLVSHYGTFLPDLHRLRAPLNNLLQKNTRWNWSADCQASFEKIKQLLTSDLLLTHYDPSLPIVVASDDSNYGVGAVISHIFSDGSEKAISHAARSLTTTERNYSQIEKEALSIIFAVKKFHKMIYGRHFTLITDHKPLLAVFGSKKGIPVHTANRLQRWATTLLGYDFKIKYQSTTAFGQADALSRLIGSQSNAPEETLVANIKAKEEVHRVLDDAVNGLPVTFETIKKITESDKILSTVKCYLSTKWPNNRLDGELLQFFRRRDSLMVVDSCIMFGDRIVIPKLLRHKVLKQFHSGHPGINKMKSLARSYAYWPSMDKDIENICRNCSSCIQAAKNPLKCEPQHWPTPAGPWVRLHRDFAGPIQGKMFLIIVDAFTKWPEVYIMPNCTTSETIHKLSTLFSCFGVPETLVTDNGSQFAAESFKHFCRTNGITHLRSQPYHPQSNGQAERFVDTFKRALLKGGGEGTTGQVITRFLTSYRSTPNPNVQDGKSPAEAMFGRRIRTVFDAMRPSKLVDQRSHDTSIRNFSVGDKVYIKSYIGKNRWEPGEVVQKLGGVLYRVRGAFGACIRHTNQILKDKRTVQTRSNRPIFPLDLILDAPMPQTPRNIEKKPWIRKTTRMERRRNPVIKLQVDPRKKSYSGEVLGRLPANFNGASRGPKGAEES, from the coding sequence ATGAAAACTACAATGAATATTTCCTTGGAGCAATTAGAAGTTTATATGGTGCGTCAAGAAAAGAggtttgaagagtcccatattagaatcATAGAAACCCTGATGCAGAAATTCTGCCTGTCCGAGAAAAACCCTGCTTCTAGTGCATCTCAAGTATCACATACTGACTCAGTCATTAAcgccatccatgaatttaattttgatagtgtagcaggtgtaactttcgagtcgtggtttaagaagtatgaagatttgttttatattgatctttgcaaactggatgctgcttcaaaagtcagaatacttcttagaaaacttgggactatggaacatgaacgctATAGCAACTTCATTCTTCCGAAGAACCCACGAGATTTTAGTTTTGATGATACAGTCAAAACCCTATCCCAAATCTTCGGAGAACAATCATCTCTATTTAATATCCGTTACCAGTGCTTAAAGTTGACGAAAGAACCAGGAGATGATTGGGTAAAGCATGCAGGAACTGTGAACCGAGAATGTGAGAGGTTTAGATTGTCGTCCATGtctgaagatcagtttaaatgCTTAGTATTTATCTGCAGCCTGCGTTCACCCGAAGATGCCGATATCCGAACCAGAATCCTAAGCAAACTCGAACACTGCCCTAACATGACCCTGCAAGAAGTGACTACTGAGTGCCAAAGGTTAGTAAACTTAAAGCATGATACCTCAATGGTAGAAAACGGTAACTGTTTCCATAACGTCAATGCAGTCAAGAGAAAAGTCTCTCAAGGTTCCAGTACccataattttcaaaataacagCGACAAACCATCATCTCCATGCTGGGCATGTGGAGGTTGGCACTATAAGAGGTTTTGCCCATATAAAGAACATCGTTGCAGCAAATGTCATCGGAAGGGGCATAAAGAAAACCTCTGCAGGAGAAGAGACTATAGACAACGTTCCTTGAAATCTTACTCAAAGAAATACAGATATAGTGCTCCAACCAATAAGATATTGGTATCACATAACACAGCACGAAGTTGCCGCCGAAGAAAGTACGTAACCTTGGATATTAATAAACACCGTACTCGCCTTCAGCTTGATACAGCGTCTGATATTACTTTAATCAGCCCAGAAACATGGAAGAACATTGGAAGATCCACAGTTTTCCCAACAACACAGCTGGCACACAGTGCATCTGGAGGGAAGTTGAATATTGTTGGGGAAGTGCCATGCACTGTTTCTAAAGGTACGTTAACAACAAATGCAAAATTGTATCTTACTAAGAAGCCAGCACTAGACTTAATGGGGTTGGACCTTATAGAAACACTTAAACTAGCAGATCAGTCTATCAACAGTATCTGCAGACGAGTAAGTACAGACAACACCCCAGAATGGAATCAGAAAAACGCCATGCTACAAAGACACCAAAACGTGTTTAGAGAAGGATTGGGAGAATGTACGAAAGCCAAAGCAGTGTTAACTCTAAAACCTGAAGCTGCTCCCGTTTTTCGACCTAAAAGACCTGTACCCTATCCTGCTCTTCCAatagttgaacaagaattacAACGGCTTCAGCAAATGGGTGTTATCGAGCCTGTGAACTTCTCGAATTGGGCTGCACCAATAGTGGTGGTCAAGAAGTCGAATGGAAGCGTTCGTCTATGTGCAGACTACTCTACGGGATTAAATGAAGCTCTAGAGTCTCACCAGTATCCGTTACCCTTACCAGAAGATCTTTTCGCAAAGCTGAACGGTGGCAGATATTTTGCAAAATTGGACTTATCAGACGCATACCTACAAATCCCTGTATCTGATGAAAGCAAAGATCTCTTAACGATCAACACCCACAAAGGTCTGTTCCGGTATAACCGACTACCTTTTGGGGTGAAGACAGCGCCCTCTATTTTCCAGCAAATTATGGATACCATGTTACAAGGTATTCCAGGGGCAGCAGCTTACTTAGACGACATCATAATTACGGCAGCAGATAAAACGGACCTGCAAAAGAAACTGGACCAGGTACTAGAACGCATAGCCGATTATGGTTTTCGCCTCCGAGCGGAAAAGTATGACTTCTATATGCAGCAAGTACGGTACCTTGGGTTCATAATAGATAAAGATGGAAGACGACCAGATCCAGAGAACATTGAAGCAGTGAAAACAATGCCTAGACCCAGGGACATTACTACCCTACGATCATTCTTGGGACTGGTCAGCCATTACGGTACCTTTCTCCCCGATCTCCATCGTCTACGTGCTCCACTAAACAACCTACTGCAAAAGAACACAAGATGGAATTGGTCTGCAGACTGCCAAGCGTCTTTTGAGAAAATCAAGCAACTTCTAACTTCCGATCTCTTATTGACACATTATGATCCTTCTCTACCGATAGTCGTCGCTTCAGATGATTCTAACTATGGTGTGGGCGCAGTTATCTCTCACATTTTTTCTGATGGGTCTGAAAAAGCTATCTCACACGCTGCCAGATCTTTGACAACGACTGAAAGGAACTATAGCCAAATCGAGAAAGAAGCCCTATCGATTATCTTTGCAGTGAAAAAGTTCCACAAGATGATATATGGTCGACATTTTACCCTAATAACAGACCATAAGCCACTACTTGCAGTTTTTGGGTCGAAGAAAGGAATTCCTGTTCATACAGCTAACCGACTCCAACGATGGGCAACCACACTTCTGGGTTACGACTTCAAGATCAAGTATCAGTCTACTACCGCTTTCGGGCAAGCTGACGCATTGTCGAGATTAATAGGCTCCCAATCAAATGCCCCAGAGGAGACTCTTGTAGCAAATATAAAAGCCAAGGAAGAAGTTCATCGCGTGTTGGATGACGCAGTTAATGGACTCCCAGTAACCTTTGAAACTATCAAAAAGATCACTGAAAGTGATAAGATACTGAGCACAGTTAAATGCTATCTCTCGACCAAATGGCCAAACAATCGCCTTGACGGAGAACTTTTGCAATTTTTTCGTCGACGGGACTCACTAATGGTTGTTGACTCCTGTATTATGTTCGGTGATCGAATTGTTATTCCGAAGTTATTACGCCACAAGGTTCTCAAGCAGTTTCACAGTGGCCATCCtggaatcaataaaatgaagtcTTTGGCTCGTAGTTACGCTTATTGGCCGTCAATGGACAAAGATATCGAGAATATATGTCGTAACTGTTCGTCATGCATTCAAGCAGCTAAAAATCCTTTGAAATGCGAACCTCAGCATTGGCCTACGCCTGCAGGACCCTGGGTAAGACTTCACAGAGATTTTGCCGGTCCAATCCAAGGGAAGATGTTTCTAATTATCGTAGATGCATTCACTAAATGGCCGGAAGTATATATCATGCCAAATTGTACAACGTCAGAAACGATCCACAAGTTGTCTACCCTATTTAGTTGTTTCGGAGTACCAGAGACCTTAGTGACAGATAACGGCTCGCAATTTGCCGCAGAATCGTTTAAACATTTCTGTAGAACAAACGGAATAACTCATCTTCGTTCTCAACCCTATCATCCACAATCAAATGGACAAGCAGAGCGCTTTGTGGACACTTTTAAACGAGCATTACTGAAAGGGGGAGGAGAAGGGACAACTGGGCAGGTGATCACAAGATTTTTAACATCGTACAGATCCACCCCGAACCCAAATGTTCAAGACGGCAAATCTCCCGCGGAAGCCATGTTTGGAAGGCGCATTCGAACCGTCTTCGATGCCATGCGGCCATCCAAATTAGTGGATCAGCGCAGTCACGATACAAGTATCCGAAACTTCAGTGTTGGCGACAAAGTTTACATCAAATCTTACATCGGGAAGAACCGATGGGAGCCGGGCGAAGTTGTGCAAAAACTGGGAGGAGTACTGTACAGAGTTCGAGGAGCTTTTGGGGCATGTATacgtcacacaaatcaaatcctTAAGGACAAAAGAACGGTGCAGACTCGAAGTAACCGGCCGATTTTCCCGTTAGATTTAATCTTAGACGCACCAATGCCACAAACGCCCAGGAACATTGAAAAGAAGCCTTGGATAAGGAAGACGACAAGAATGGAACGCCGTCGCAACCCAGTTATCAAACTACAAGTAGATCCCagaaagaaatcttattcgggggaggtgttgggtcggcttccggcgaacttcaacggagcctccagaggcccaaaaggagccgaagagtcctag